A genomic window from Chanodichthys erythropterus isolate Z2021 chromosome 1, ASM2448905v1, whole genome shotgun sequence includes:
- the hmgxb3 gene encoding HMG domain-containing protein 3 isoform X3 — translation MEKPEHTSRSAYLLYYFDVHQSVQQEHPDLPQSEINKCISDSWKRLNVADRGYYLERARMEKDGVDPSSQSAAASSQDVPGFRKILPRANYVLLPKTSAGGERAEGECEMDALADGAVDGAPRVSAQEPLVSPMTLGSEVELSEQCIAIEALSEDTAASQNSSVSDRLMSLGQDCHKAATLLMKREESQVSYGDVGIAIENGMEGGALMPQIKADATHLVAIIPNQGLENKVINTASPIMMFPVMSTVKPEPKPSFKLPIKYTRRGWGSCTTPGCVFSYVTRHKPPQCPDCGQHLGGKWVATAKRSSVKSTPSSGKQCDDSKPPDPPTDSETSRDTEQTQDQTNASVITQKTSSDKAQDGGTAAARRGGRRKREQMNAVSVQQTLDGAIVNRSDGAQSAECTAVLALGGGQIQVITREKNSSIVQKRRIRAILPAPAQNNASGQSTVVQWITVPPDKVKTDASIIRAVKPSPSEHMTGLKPSTLKQLGHMITPSASDQKPITVSSNQYIITDNGVKILSMVPFKKSAGSSLALGLSTARGRGRCKNPACDYVYKNRHKPQNCPSCGCELANKPAKKSKLVPSAEDVSSSALLLDSSQPLSGAQKEQQRHSTVSLLRSCLQFPESESELQDIFSLIQELNSQEKDTEENNGWPSFYESAATHCSLCQYPLFKGDQSSVAGLEECWLLTDLLIRPVTLQLKVCTNLQCLAIHSFTDLHPGVFNVGNKLLVTLDLFFKMRHQIRVGEEPAHAALSLIKHSQTLSDGVLSSEQVSHVLDLFCSGYWAFECLTVRDYNDMICGVCGIAPKLEIVQRNTNNALLLKNVEFTWPDFQAPDEVHVDEFWLTMENEALEQAAFPSSIPLTRFDASIIAPFIPPLMRNTVAINTEKDKITSDTQHRGDPSVLVRLIHEGRLIPDQMDLHSEEELRDVLEKCGVPAAEDSAKDGLLESVSLLYSQTQNGLWTARQPQALMTAGKISKVCPHQVVCGSKYIVRRESARDHLDLLLSSRFWPPVYVADCAQKVALCTDVLYPELASQMWGNNQGCFSDPTTTPQYVSCSELQDQPYSLDLTAAESNPHLHPLTKSTSRWIVRPDRPNTPHDAHHAMSLCKELEPYAGMVTEMYDQSEGETSNNDSVAVRRKALVFENAAYYYLYNRLLDFMSSRDIVNQQITEVLSACQPGEVVMIRDALYKLGVAQINSDQQEVEEEGAAGELEKHSDGIVFEEVMID, via the exons ATGGAGAAACCTGAACACACAAGCAG GTCAGCGTATCTGCTGTACTACTTTGATGTGCATCAGAGCGTTCAGCAGGAGCATCCGGATCTGCCCCAGTCTGAGATCAACAAATGCATCAGCGACAGCTGGAAGAGGCTGAACGTGGCGGATCGAGGTTATTACCTGGAGAGAGCGCGCATGGAGAAAGACGGCGTCGACCCT AGCAGCCAATCAGCAGCTGCGTCCTCTCAGGACGTCCCAGGTTTCCGCAAGATCCTCCCAAGGGCGAATTATGTGCTCCTACCCAAGACTTCTGCGGGAGGGGAGCGGGCCGAAGGTGAATGCGAGATGGATGCTCTCGCGGACGGGGCCGTGGATGGAGCCCCTCGGGTCTCCGCTCAGGAGCCTCTCGTGTCCCCCATGACTCTGGGCAGTGAGGTGGAGCTCTCGGAACAGTGCATCGCCATTGAGGCCCTTAGTGAGGACACGGCCGCGTCCCAGAATTCCAGTGTCAGTGACAGACTGATGAGTCTTGGACAGGACTGTCACAAAGCTGCTACTCTGCTTATGAAGAGGGAGGAGTCTCAAGTGTCTTATGGTGACGTTGGCATAGCGATAGAGAATGGAATGGAAGGCGGGGCTTTGATGCCTCAGATCAAGGCAGATGCCACCCATCTAGTTGCCATAATACCCAATCAG GGCCTCGAAAATAAAGTGATCAACACGGCCAGCCCAATAATGATGTTTCCGGTAATGAGCACTGTGAAACCAGAACCCAAACCCTCCTTTAAACTG CCCATCAAATACACACGGAGAGGATGGGGCAGCTGCACCACACCCGGGTGTGTGTTTTCGTACGTCACCCGTCACAAACCGCCCCAGTGCCCAGACTGCGGCCAACATCTCGGCGGGAAGTGGGTGGCAACA GCTAAGAGAAGCTCAGTTAAAAGCACCCCATCTTCAGGAAAACAGTGTGACGACTCCAAACCTCCAGATCCTCCGACAGACTCTGAGACGTCCAGAGACACAGAACAGACACAAGACCAGACGAACGCTTCCGTTATTACTCAGAAAACCTCTTCAGATAAAGCTCAGGATGGCGGGACCGCTGCTGCCCGCAGGGGGGGGCGTAGAAAGAGAGAGCAGATGAATGCAGTGTCAGTTCAACAAACACTTGATGGCGCCATTGTCAACAGATCTGATGGAGCACAGAGCGCTGAATGCACCGCAGTCCT AGCGTTGGGTGGTGGGCAAATTCAGGTTATCACAAGAGAGAAAAACAGCAGTATTGTACAGAAACGCCGGATACGAGCTATTCTACCAGCACCTGCCCAGAACA ATGCATCTGGCCAGTCCACAGTGGTGCAGTGGATCACGGTTCCCCCTGATAAAGTCAAAACAGATGCTAGTATCATCAGAGCTG tgaaaccatcaccCAGTGAACACATGACCGGTCTGAAACCCAGCACCCTCAAACAGCTGGGTCACATGATCACACCCAGCGCCTCAGATCAG AAGCCCATCACGGTCAGCAGTAACCAGTACATCATCACAGACAACGGCGTGAAGATCCTCTCCATGGTGCCCTTCAAGAAATCAGCTGGATCCTCCCTA GCTCTGGGTTTGTCAACAGCGAGAGGTCGAGGTCGATGTAAGAACCCTGCGTGTGATTACGTCTATAAAAACAGACACAAACCTCAAAACTGTCCGAGCTGTGGCTGTGAGCTCGCCAACAAACCCGCCAAGAAAAGCAAACTTGTG CCGTCCGCTGAGGATGTGTCCAGTTCTGCGCTCTTGTTGGACTCGTCTCAACCTCTGAGCGGCGCTCAGAAAGAGCAGCAGCGTCACTCCACCGTCAGTCTGCTGCGCTCGTGTCTGCAGTTCCCAGAGAGCGAGAGCGAACTACAGGACATCTTCAGCCTCATACAAGAGCTCAACAGCCAAGAGAAAGACACGGAGGAGAACAACGGGTGGCCCAGCTTCTACGAGTCGGCAGCCACACACTGCAGTCTGTGTCAGTACCCGCTGTTTAAAGGAGACCAGAG TTCAGTTGCGGGTTTGGAGGAATGCTGGTTGTTGACGGATCTTTTGATTCGTCCCGTCACTCTGCAGCTGAAAGTCTGTACGAATCTCCAGTGTCTGGCGATACACAGTTTCACTGACCTGCATccag GTGTGTTTAATGTGGGCAATAAACTGCTGGTGACGCTGGATTTGTTCTTTAAGATGCGACATCAGATCAGAGTGGGGGAAGAACCTGCACATGCTGCTCTCAGTTTAATCAAACACTCACAGACGCTGTCAG ACGGTGTGTTGAGCTCGGAGCAGGTGTCACATGTTCTGGACCTGTTCTGCAGCGGTTACTGGGCGTTTGAGTGTCTGACGGTTCGAGACTATAACGACATGATCTGTGGCGTGTGCGGCATCGCACCTAAACTGGAGATTGTGCAACGCAACACCAACAACGCTTTACTGCTCAAAAACGTGGAG TTCACGTGGCCTGATTTCCAGGCGCCGGACGAGGTGCATGTTGATGAGTTTTGGCTGACGATGGAGAACGAGGCGCTGGAGCAGGCGGCGTTTCCCTCCAGCATTCCCCTCACGCGCTTCGACGCCTCTATCATCGCCCCGTTCATCCCTCCTCTCATGAGGAACACGGTCGCCATCAACACAGAGAAGGACAAAATCACCTCCGACACCCAACACAGAG gggACCCGTCGGTTCTGGTGCGTCTGATCCACGAGGGTCGTCTGATTCCAGATCAGATGGATCTGCACAGTGAAGAGGAGCTCAGAGATGTGCTGGAGAAATGTGGGGTTCCTGCTGCAGAAGACAGTGCGAAG GACGGGCTGTTGGAGTCTGTGTCTTTGCTGTATTCACAAACCCAAAATGGACTCTGGACGGCACGTCAGCCACAGGCGCTCATGACAGCAGGCAAAATCAGTAAAGTCTGTCCTCATCAG GTGGTTTGCGGCTCCAAGTATATCGTCCGTAGAGAGAGCGCTCGAGATCACCTCGACCTGCTGCTTTCCTCCCGCTTCTGGCCGCCGGTGTACGTGGCGGATTGTGCCCAGAAGGTGGCGCTCTGCACTGATGTATTATACCCTGAACTGGCCTCACAGATGTGGGGGAACAATCAGGGATGTTTCTCTGATCCTACTACAACACCACAG TACGTCTCCTGCTCGGAGCTTCAGGATCAGCCGTACAGTTTAGATCTCACAGCAGCCGAGTCAAACCCTCATCTGCACCCTCTAACCAAATCCACCTCTCGCTGGATAGTGCGTCCCGACAGGCCGAACACCCCCCACGATGCCCACCATGCCATGAGCCTCTGCAAAGAGCTCGAACCCTACGCCGGCATGGTCACTGAGATGTACGACCAATCCGAGGGTGAAACTAGCAACAACGACAGTGTAGCGGTTCGGCGTAAGGCTCTAGTGTTCGAGAACGCTGCGTATTACTACCTCTATAACAGACTGCTGGACTTCATGAGCAGCAGAGACATCGTGAACCAGCAGATCACAGAAGTGCTGAGCGCGTGCCAGCCGGGCGAGGTGGTGATGATCAGGGACGCCCTCTACAAGCTGGGAGTGGCACAGATCAACTCTGACCAGCAGGAAGTGGAGGAGGAAGGAGCTGCCGGAGAACTGGAGAAACACTCAGATGGAATTGTGTTTGAGGAAGTGATGATTGACTGA